Proteins encoded together in one Synechococcus sp. A15-62 window:
- a CDS encoding DUF2808 domain-containing protein has protein sequence MKHQWMAMLLFAPMVWLEVPPSFAQSLFDRPPTRVMIHNPESTEGLRNRTTITVVVPEDAGNSLQEIVLRQLPNLDQWDWGHLEPRVYLGDYSLRGKGNSGLASAVVSESEEVLKIQLTPAIQPGQTVNVVFRGFNPQSSIYQWSTELLAVGEDPVRYVGPTLRLNVYEQDPYR, from the coding sequence GTGAAGCACCAGTGGATGGCCATGCTGTTGTTCGCTCCAATGGTGTGGTTGGAGGTGCCTCCATCATTCGCTCAATCCTTGTTTGATCGTCCCCCAACACGGGTGATGATTCATAACCCTGAATCCACCGAAGGATTGCGCAATCGCACCACGATTACGGTTGTGGTTCCTGAGGATGCTGGTAATTCCCTGCAAGAGATTGTCTTGCGGCAGCTGCCCAATCTTGATCAGTGGGATTGGGGGCACCTAGAGCCTCGGGTTTATCTCGGCGACTATTCCCTTCGCGGCAAAGGCAACAGCGGACTGGCATCCGCTGTTGTCTCGGAGTCGGAAGAGGTCTTGAAGATCCAGCTCACCCCAGCGATTCAGCCGGGGCAAACGGTGAATGTTGTCTTTCGCGGCTTTAATCCTCAGTCGAGTATCTATCAATGGTCAACGGAACTCCTCGCAGTTGGCGAGGATCCCGTCCGTTATGTGGGCCCCACACTTCGTTTGAACGTTTACGAGCAGGATCCGTATCGTTAA
- a CDS encoding macro domain-containing protein: protein MVNAANSALLGCFRPDHPCIDNAIHAKAGPRLRDDCAQIMQLQGNPEATGAAKITRGYHLPARFVLHTVGPIHRGDDRLSEESEWLAQSYRSCLELASQLPTIRSLAFCCISTGVFGFPASTASQIAVDNVNEWINQRPNRFDTIVFNVFSERDQWLYTERLSRHHHE, encoded by the coding sequence ATCGTTAATGCTGCAAACAGTGCTTTGCTGGGCTGCTTCCGCCCCGACCATCCCTGCATCGACAACGCCATCCACGCCAAAGCGGGGCCGCGTTTACGCGACGACTGTGCACAAATCATGCAACTGCAGGGCAACCCGGAAGCAACGGGAGCGGCAAAAATCACCAGGGGTTATCACCTTCCAGCACGCTTTGTGCTGCACACCGTTGGCCCCATCCACCGCGGAGACGATCGATTAAGCGAAGAGAGTGAGTGGCTGGCACAGAGCTACAGATCCTGCCTGGAGCTGGCCTCACAGCTTCCAACAATTCGATCGCTTGCCTTCTGCTGCATCTCGACCGGTGTCTTTGGGTTCCCGGCATCAACTGCAAGCCAAATCGCCGTGGACAACGTGAACGAATGGATCAATCAACGGCCAAATCGTTTCGACACCATTGTGTTTAACGTCTTCAGCGAGCGTGACCAATGGCTTTACACGGAACGTCTCAGCAGACATCACCATGAATGA